A window from Dioscorea cayenensis subsp. rotundata cultivar TDr96_F1 chromosome 10, TDr96_F1_v2_PseudoChromosome.rev07_lg8_w22 25.fasta, whole genome shotgun sequence encodes these proteins:
- the LOC120270654 gene encoding furostanol glycoside 26-O-beta-glucosidase-like produces MASVFQPISLSPTTFSLTNSGASLLAVGKPAWLSFSFNKHSSIPRSKNNSRRTSGRGGNIVCLRGGNISVQTSAPQTTTDAAVAFGRQSFPPGFAFGAATAAYQIEGAWNEGGRGPSIWDTFAQQHPEKIDDGSNGNIGVDSYHRYKEDVKLLKDMNLDSYRFSISWSRILPKGSLKGGINQEGIKYYNNLINELIKNGITPYVTLFHWDVPQALEDAYGGFLNKKIMFDFKDYCEICFKEFGDRVKHWITLNEPWSFSSMGYGLGRHAPGRCSQILGCSVGDSIVEPYIVTHNLLLAHGAAARLYKDKYQGTQGGQVGITLVCMWYHPYDQTHKHVEAASRALDFMLAWYLDPLLHGDYPFNMRAIVRDRLPTFSKEEADMIKGSYDFIGINYYTARYAREVPYSQAPPFLHINESYAEQLEAKDGVPIGVSNGSWIYVYPRGLRDLLLYIKRRYENPAIYITENGISNVDKSDIPKEEALADEMRKNYLAVHLAEICDAIREGANVKGYFAWSLMDNYEWEKGYTERFGLNYVDYNTLERTPKDSAKWFSKFLQPKPQN; encoded by the exons ATGGCCTCAGTCTTTCAACCAATTTCCTTGTCTCCCACCACTTTCTCCCTAACTAATTCCGGTGCTTCATTATTAGCTGTAGGAAAACCAGCATGgctttccttttcctttaataAACACTCATCCATACCAAGAAGCAAAAACAACTCAAGAAGAACAAGTGGTAGAGGTGGCAACATTGTGTGTTTGAGAGGAGGAAATATCTCAGTCCAAACCAGTGCTCCTCAAACCACTACTGATGCAGCTGTGGCTTTTGGCAGGCAGAGCTTCCCTCCTGGCTTTGCTTTTGGTGCTGCCACTGCTGCTTATCAG ATAGAAGGAGCTTGGAATGAAGGAGGGAGAGGGCCAAGCATTTGGGACACTTTCGCCCAACAACACcctg AAAAAATTGATGACGGGAGCAATGGAAATATTGGCGTGGATTCATATCATCGATACAAA GAAGATGTGAAGTTGTTGAAGGACATGAACTTAGATTCCTATAGATTCTCCATTTCATGGTCAAGAATTCTACCaa AGGGATCACTGAAAGGTGGCATTAATCAAGAAGGAATCAAATACtacaacaatctcatcaatgaattaatcaaaaatg GCATCACACCTTATGTCACACTGTTCCATTGGGATGTCCCTCAGGCTCTTGAGGATGCATACGGAGGCTTtctcaataaaaagataat GTTTGATTTTAAGGACTATTGTGAAATTTGTTTCAAAGAGTTCGGAGACAGAgttaagcattggatcactttGAATGAACCATGGAGTTTCAGTAGCATGGGATATGGTCTTGGACGGCACGCGCCCGGACGGTGCTCGCAGATCCTTGGTTGTTCAGTCGGTGACTCAATCGTCGAGCCTTACATTGTCACACATAATTTACTGCTCGCTCACGGAGCTGCCGCTAGACTTTACAAAGACAAGTATCAG GGAACGCAAGGAGGACAAGTCGGGATCACTTTGGTTTGTATGTGGTATCATCCTTATGACCAAACACACAAACATGTCGAGGCGGCAAGCCGAGCTTTGGATTTCATGCTTGCATG GTACTTGGATCCATTGTTGCATGGAGATTATCCATTTAACATGAGAGCTATAGTGAGGGATAGACTGCCTACATTCAGTAAAGAAGAAGCAGATATGATTAAAGGATCATATGATTTCATCGGTATCAATTACTATACGGCGAGATATGCTCGTGAAGTACCGTATTCTCAAGCACCTCCTTTCCTCCATATCAATGAATCATATGCCGAACAATTAG AGGCGAAAGATGGGGTTCCTATCGGTGTATCG AATGGAAGCTGGATTTATGTGTATCCGAGAGGACTCAGAGACCTACTGTTATATATAAAGAGGCGATATGAAAACCCGGCAATCTACATTACTGAGAATG GAATTAGCAATGTTGACAAGTCTGACATTCCGAAGGAGGAAGCTCTGGCTGATGAAATGAGAAAGAACTACCTTGCAGTTCATCTAGCTGAAATTTGTGATGCCATAAG GGAGGGAGCAAATGTGAAAGGATACTTTGCATGGTCTCTAATGGACAACTATGAATGGGAGAAAGGTTACACGGAGAGGTTTGGGCTCAATTATGTGGACTATAACACTTTGGAACGCACACCAAAAGACTCTGCAAAATGGTTCTCTAAATTCCTGCAGCCAAAGCCTCAAAACTAG
- the LOC120270795 gene encoding uncharacterized protein LOC120270795 produces the protein MPGCVCKGGIWHQLVSERQDRCTRRRLCPETLMETRNQELKKLEESLKGLVRETVEKQAEKHDKDMQEMREKQDRDINGLQTLLLNLQPGGSEPVSSAVVGPVRTEKELSYLKSIRPKLTKLEFPRFNGDHIYDWLFKCKQFFEFDETPDGIKVKIASLHLEGAALQWHQGYLRRRGGENPPSWGDYVTQLNTRFGNELHYDPMEELKDLRQVGSSTTT, from the exons ATGCCAG GTTGTGTTTGCAAGGGTGGGATCTGGCATCAACTGGTATCAGAGAGGCAAGATCGCTGTACAAGGAGAAGGCTTTGTCCAGAAACCTTGATGGAGACCAGAAATCAAGAGTTGAAGAAACTGGAAGAAAGTTTGAAGGGCCTAGTAAGGGAGACGGTAGAGAAGCAAGCAGAGAAACATGACAAGGATATgcaagaaatgagggagaagcAAGACAGAGATATCAATGGGTTACAGACCCTATTACTGAACCTGCAACCTGGGGGGAGTGAACCTGTGTCCAGTGCTGTTGTAGGTCCTGTCAGGACTGAGAAAGAGCTGTCGTATCTCAAATCCATCAGGCCCAAGTTAACAAAGCTAGAATTTCCCAGATTCAATGGTGATCACATCTATGATTGGTTGTTCAAATGCAAGCAATTCTTCGAGTTTGATGAAACTCCAGATGGCATCAAGGTTAAAATAGCTTCCTTACACTTGGAGGGAGCTGCACTGCAGTGGCATCAGGGTTACTTGAGGAGAAGAGGGGGAGAGAATCCTCCCAGTTGGGGAGATTATGTAACACAGCTAAATACAAGGTTTGGTAATGAGTTGCATTACGACCCTATGGAGGAATTGAAGGACCTGAGGCAAGTGGGGTCATCCACGACTACTTGA